In the Carassius auratus strain Wakin chromosome 50, ASM336829v1, whole genome shotgun sequence genome, one interval contains:
- the LOC113066753 gene encoding carboxypeptidase A1-like — protein MKELLVLTALCVAVFAKKTFEGNQVLRITAKDEAQISLLKELSEQEHLELDFWREPIHESLPVDVHVPFHSLQDVRAFLGNNQIQYDVMIMDVQDLLDDEEREMVKYRSSPKSTDDFVYTAYHNLTEIYSFINMLVAENRKLVSKIVIGRSYKKRPLNVLKFSTGANRPGIWIDTGIHSREWVTQASGTWFAKKIVKDYKRDPVLTDILNNYDIFLEIVTNPDGFAYTHKKNRMWRKTRRSNPGSRCVGVDPNRNWDAGFGGAGSSDNPCSETYRGPRANSESEVKAIVDFVKSHGKLKAFVSIHSYSQMLLYPYGYTHTPAKDNDELNELAKKTVSALQSLYNTQYRFGSIINTIYQASGGTIDWTYNQGIKYSYTFELRDTGTHGFLLPANQIVPTAEETWLALMTIMEHTRKNPY, from the exons ATGAAGGAGCTACTGGTGCTGACTGCTCTGTGTGTGGCCGTGTTTGCCAAAAAGACCTTTGAGGG AAACCAGGTTCTTCGGATCACCGCAAAAGATGAGGCACAGATTTCTCTCCTGAAGGAGCTTTCTGAGCAAGAACATCTCGAG TTGGACTTCTGGAGGGAGCCCATTCATGAGTCCTTGCCTGTGGACGTCCATGTCCCGTTTCACAGTCTCCAGGACGTCAGGGCATTCCTGGGAAACAATCAGATCCAGTATGATGTCATGATCATGGATGTCCAG GACTTGCTGGATGATGAGGAACGTGAGATGGTGAAATATCGTTCCTCTCCAAAAAGTACTGATGACTTTGTCTACACCGCCTACCATAACCTGACCGAA ATTTACTCTTTCATAAACATGCTTGTGGCAGAGAACAGAAAACTGGTCAGCAAAATTGTGATTGGTCGGAGCTACAAGAAACGGCCATTGAATGTCTTGAAG TTCAGCACTGGAGCGAACCGTCCAGGTATTTGGATTGACACTGGCATCCACTCCAGAGAATGGGTCACCCAGGCCAGCGGAACCTGGTTCGCCAAAAAG ATCGTGAAAGACTACAAACGTGATCCAGTCCTCACTGACATCCTTAACAACTATGATATCTTCCTGGAGATTGTCACCAACCCTGATGGTTTTGCATACACCCACAAAAAA AACCGCATGTGGCGTAAAACCAGAAGGTCGAACCCTGGCTCCAGGTGTGTTGGTGTTGACCCCAACAGGAACTGGGACGCTGGCTTTGGAG GTGCTGGTTCCAGTGACAACCCTTGCTCTGAGACGTACCGTGGACCCAGAGCTAATTCTGAGAGCGAGGTCAAGGCCATTGTGGACTTTGTGAAATCTCACGGCAAACTCAAAGCATTTGTGTCCATCCACAGCTATTCCCAGATGCTCCTTTATCCATACGGATACACACACACTCCCGCCAAGGACAATGATGAACTG AATGAGCTCGCCAAGAAGACTGTCTCTGCCCTGCAGTCATTGTACAACACTCAGTACAGATTTGGAAGCATCATTAATACCATCT ATCAAGCCAGTGGAGGCACTATTGACTGGACCTACAACCAGGGCATCAAGTACTCCTACACCTTTGAGCTGAGAGACACTGGCACACATGGTTTCCTCCTGCCTGCCAATCAAATCGTCCCCACTGCTGAGGAGACCTGGCTGGCCCTGATGACCATCATGGAGCACACCAGGAAAAAtccatattaa